One Pseudomonas ekonensis DNA window includes the following coding sequences:
- a CDS encoding fumarylacetoacetate hydrolase family protein, protein MSYQHQYVDGTRIHFPLGKVVCIGRNYAEHAKELDNPVPTEPLLFIKPGSCVVPLEGGFKIPTERGSVHYEAEIAVLIGKPLSTRPSREEVLDAISGFAPALDLTLRDKQAELKSKGLPWEIAKSFDGAAVIAPFVAAGAFADLTDIGIRLTINGEVRQDGNSSAMLNPIVPMIQHMAGCFSLQAGDVILTGTPVGVGPLNVGDDIVLELPGASRFTSSVR, encoded by the coding sequence ATGAGCTATCAGCACCAGTACGTCGACGGTACGCGGATTCACTTCCCGCTGGGGAAAGTGGTGTGCATCGGCCGCAACTACGCCGAACACGCCAAGGAACTGGACAACCCGGTGCCCACCGAGCCGTTGCTGTTCATCAAGCCCGGCAGTTGCGTGGTGCCGCTGGAAGGCGGGTTCAAGATCCCGACCGAGCGCGGTTCGGTGCACTACGAGGCCGAGATCGCCGTGCTGATCGGCAAGCCGCTGTCCACCCGTCCGAGCCGCGAGGAAGTGCTGGATGCCATCTCCGGCTTCGCCCCGGCGCTGGACCTGACCCTGCGCGACAAGCAGGCCGAGCTCAAGTCCAAGGGCCTGCCGTGGGAAATCGCCAAGTCCTTCGACGGCGCGGCGGTGATCGCGCCGTTCGTGGCCGCCGGCGCCTTCGCCGACCTGACCGACATCGGCATCCGCCTGACCATCAACGGTGAAGTGCGCCAGGACGGCAACAGCAGCGCAATGCTCAACCCGATCGTGCCGATGATCCAGCACATGGCCGGCTGCTTCTCGCTGCAGGCCGGCGACGTGATCCTCACCGGCACGCCGGTGGGCGTCGGGCCGCTGAACGTCGGCGACGACATCGTGCTGGAACTGCCGGGCGCCAGCCGCTTCACCAGCAGCGTGCGCTGA
- a CDS encoding SdiA-regulated domain-containing protein: MSSQSLPKLKSARRPRFVMRWYSWLLLVGVIAYGLAYAMHWDDRGLLWVKERFESPAGQKESIWLPGYRAVIDAKLLPGMEKDEASDLSYNPQTKTLFSVMGKNPFLVELTLQGDVLRKMPLVGWSNPEGVTVMENGLMAIVDEREHLLSIVKVDAATRELKRDDYPKYDLGPSRDQNKAFEAITWDKRNQRLLLGEERPPALFTWSSDGSQTLKGDKQKLPSDELDLRNLSALAIDPRTGHTLVLSADSHLLLELDEKGEQVSFMTLLGGFNGLKNTIPRAEGVTMDESGTLYIVSEPNLFYRFEKQK; encoded by the coding sequence ATGTCATCTCAATCGCTGCCCAAGCTCAAATCCGCCCGCCGCCCGCGGTTCGTCATGCGCTGGTATTCCTGGTTGTTGCTGGTGGGCGTCATTGCCTATGGCTTGGCGTATGCCATGCACTGGGATGACCGCGGGCTGCTTTGGGTGAAGGAGCGTTTCGAGAGCCCCGCCGGGCAGAAGGAAAGCATCTGGCTGCCTGGCTACCGCGCGGTGATCGACGCCAAACTGTTGCCGGGGATGGAAAAGGACGAGGCATCGGATCTCTCCTACAACCCGCAGACCAAAACCCTGTTTTCGGTGATGGGCAAGAACCCGTTCCTGGTCGAGCTGACCCTGCAGGGCGACGTGCTGCGCAAGATGCCGCTGGTGGGCTGGAGCAACCCGGAAGGCGTCACCGTGATGGAGAACGGCCTGATGGCCATCGTCGACGAGCGCGAACACCTGCTGTCGATCGTCAAGGTCGACGCCGCCACCCGCGAACTCAAGCGCGACGACTATCCGAAATACGACCTGGGCCCGTCCAGGGACCAGAACAAGGCGTTCGAGGCCATCACCTGGGACAAGCGCAACCAACGCCTGCTGCTGGGCGAAGAACGCCCGCCGGCGCTGTTCACCTGGAGCAGTGACGGCAGCCAGACCCTCAAGGGCGACAAGCAGAAGCTGCCGAGCGACGAACTGGACTTGCGCAACCTTTCGGCCCTGGCCATCGACCCGCGCACCGGCCACACCCTGGTGCTGTCCGCCGACTCGCACCTGTTGCTGGAACTGGACGAAAAGGGCGAGCAGGTCAGTTTCATGACCCTGCTCGGCGGCTTCAACGGCCTGAAGAACACCATCCCCCGCGCCGAAGGCGTGACCATGGACGAGTCGGGCACGCTCTACATCGTCAGCGAGCCGAACCTGTTCTATCGCTTCGAAAAGCAGAAGTGA
- a CDS encoding SdiA-regulated domain-containing protein, producing MRRFARPKPLFILLSAVALIALIAVGQYLRLFERAWFNLHALWQPHSAEAIGLDRYRVAVEAKVIDGLDDDVSALTYDPVRNSLFTVTNKNAELIELSLDGRILRRVALIGFGDPEAVEFINADTYVITDERQQRLIKIHLEQDTTFLDAADAEQMTLGVHMSGNKGFEGLAYDSVGKRLFVAKERDPMLIYEVHGFPHFNPEKSYAVHVINNPKRDAGMFVRDLSSLQYDERSGHLLALSDESRLILELDVDGRPLSTMSLNGGRQGLKNTVPQAEGIAMDDDGTLYLVSEPNLFYVFRKPAQN from the coding sequence ATGCGCCGATTCGCCCGTCCCAAACCCCTGTTCATTCTGCTGTCTGCGGTGGCCTTGATCGCGCTGATCGCCGTCGGCCAGTACCTGCGCCTGTTCGAACGGGCCTGGTTCAACCTGCATGCGCTGTGGCAGCCGCACAGCGCCGAGGCCATCGGCCTTGACCGCTACCGGGTGGCTGTCGAGGCGAAGGTCATCGACGGGCTGGACGACGATGTGTCGGCCCTGACCTACGATCCGGTGCGCAATAGCCTGTTCACCGTCACCAACAAGAACGCCGAGCTGATCGAGCTGTCGCTGGACGGCCGGATCCTGCGCCGGGTGGCGCTGATCGGTTTCGGCGATCCGGAAGCCGTGGAGTTCATCAACGCCGACACCTACGTCATCACCGACGAGCGCCAGCAGCGGCTGATCAAGATCCACCTGGAGCAGGACACCACGTTCCTCGATGCGGCCGATGCGGAGCAGATGACCCTCGGCGTGCACATGAGCGGCAACAAGGGCTTCGAAGGCCTGGCCTACGATTCGGTGGGCAAGCGCCTGTTCGTGGCCAAGGAGCGGGATCCGATGCTGATCTATGAGGTGCACGGTTTTCCGCACTTCAATCCGGAGAAGTCCTACGCCGTGCACGTGATCAACAACCCCAAGCGCGACGCCGGGATGTTCGTGCGGGATCTGTCGAGCCTGCAGTACGACGAGCGCAGCGGCCATCTGCTGGCGCTGTCCGACGAGTCGCGGCTGATTCTGGAGCTGGATGTGGACGGGCGCCCGTTGAGCACGATGTCGCTGAACGGGGGACGGCAGGGCCTGAAGAACACGGTGCCGCAGGCCGAAGGCATTGCGATGGACGACGACGGGACGCTGTACCTGGTGAGCGAGCCGAATCTGTTTTACGTCTTCAGGAAGCCTGCGCAAAACTAA
- the rpiA gene encoding ribose-5-phosphate isomerase RpiA has protein sequence MTQDQLKQAVAQAAVDFILPKLDDKSIVGVGTGSTANCFIDALALHKGAFDGAVASSEATAARLKGHGIPVYELNTVSNLEFYVDGADESDARLNLIKGGGAALTREKIVAAVAQTFICIADASKLVPVLGAFPLPVEVIPMARSHVARQLVKLGGDPVYREGVLTDNGNIILDVHNLQITHPAELEAQINAIVGVVTNGLFAARPADLLLLGTPEGVKTLKAE, from the coding sequence ATGACCCAGGATCAACTCAAACAGGCCGTGGCCCAGGCCGCCGTCGACTTCATCCTTCCGAAACTCGACGACAAGAGCATCGTCGGGGTCGGCACCGGCTCCACCGCCAACTGCTTCATCGATGCCCTGGCCCTGCACAAGGGTGCGTTCGACGGTGCGGTCGCCAGCTCCGAAGCCACCGCCGCGCGCCTGAAGGGCCACGGGATTCCGGTGTACGAGCTCAACACCGTGAGCAACCTGGAGTTCTACGTCGACGGCGCCGACGAAAGCGATGCCCGCCTGAACCTGATCAAGGGCGGCGGCGCGGCCCTGACCCGCGAGAAGATCGTCGCCGCCGTGGCGCAGACCTTCATCTGCATCGCCGACGCCAGCAAGCTGGTGCCGGTGCTCGGCGCGTTCCCGCTGCCGGTGGAAGTCATCCCGATGGCACGCAGCCACGTCGCCCGCCAACTGGTGAAGCTCGGCGGCGACCCGGTCTACCGCGAAGGCGTGCTGACCGACAACGGCAACATCATCCTCGACGTGCACAACCTGCAGATCACCCACCCGGCGGAGCTGGAAGCGCAGATCAACGCCATCGTCGGCGTGGTCACCAACGGCCTGTTCGCGGCGCGTCCGGCGGACCTGCTGCTGCTGGGCACCCCTGAAGGCGTGAAGACCCTGAAGGCTGAATAA
- the ilvA gene encoding threonine ammonia-lyase, biosynthetic, with the protein MLEQYVKKILTSRVYDVAVETPLQNARQLSERLGNDIWLKREDLQPVFSFKIRGAYNKLTQLTDEERARGVVTASAGNHAQGLALAAKVLGVKATIVMPKTTPEIKVEGVRSRGGKVVLHGDSFPEALAYSLKLVDEKGYVYIHPYDDPHTIAGQGTVAMEILRQHPQPLDAIFVPVGGGGLIAGIAAYVKYLRPDIKVIGVEPDDSNCLQAAMAAGERVVLPTVGIFADGVAVAQIGQHTFDICKDYVDEVITVSTDEICAAIKDIYDDTRSITEPAGALGVAGIKKYVEQRGVVGKTFVAIDSGANVNFDRLRHVAERAELGEGREAIIAVTIPEKAGSFKAFCEAIGKRQITEFNYRYSTGSEAHIFVGVQTHPDSDPRSALLASLTEQGFPVIDLTDNELAKLHIRHMVGGRAAQVVDEVVLRFEFPERPGALFNFLNKLGGRWNISMFHYRNHGAADGRVVAGLQVPHEERHLVPAALEAIGYPYWDESDNPAYQLFLG; encoded by the coding sequence ATGCTCGAACAGTACGTCAAAAAGATCCTCACCTCGCGCGTTTACGACGTTGCCGTAGAAACCCCGCTGCAGAACGCCCGCCAGCTCTCCGAGCGGCTGGGCAACGACATCTGGCTCAAGCGCGAAGACCTGCAGCCGGTGTTCTCGTTCAAGATCCGCGGGGCCTACAACAAGCTGACCCAGCTGACCGACGAAGAGCGCGCCCGCGGCGTGGTCACCGCCTCGGCGGGCAACCATGCCCAGGGCCTGGCCCTGGCGGCGAAGGTGCTGGGGGTGAAGGCCACCATCGTGATGCCCAAGACCACCCCGGAGATCAAGGTCGAAGGCGTGCGTTCCCGGGGCGGCAAGGTGGTGCTGCACGGCGACTCGTTCCCGGAGGCCCTGGCCTATTCGCTGAAGCTGGTCGATGAGAAGGGCTACGTCTACATCCACCCTTACGATGATCCGCACACCATCGCCGGGCAGGGCACCGTGGCGATGGAGATCCTGCGCCAGCACCCGCAGCCGCTGGACGCGATCTTCGTGCCGGTCGGCGGCGGCGGGCTGATCGCCGGCATCGCGGCCTACGTGAAGTACCTGCGTCCCGACATCAAGGTCATCGGCGTCGAGCCCGACGACTCCAACTGCCTGCAAGCGGCGATGGCGGCGGGCGAGCGGGTGGTGCTGCCGACGGTGGGCATTTTCGCCGACGGCGTGGCGGTGGCCCAGATCGGCCAGCACACCTTCGACATCTGCAAGGATTACGTCGATGAGGTGATCACCGTCAGCACCGACGAAATCTGCGCGGCGATCAAGGACATCTACGACGATACCCGTTCGATCACCGAACCCGCCGGCGCCCTGGGCGTGGCCGGGATCAAGAAGTACGTTGAGCAGCGCGGCGTGGTCGGCAAGACCTTCGTCGCCATCGACTCCGGCGCCAACGTCAACTTCGACCGCCTGCGCCACGTGGCCGAGCGCGCCGAACTGGGCGAGGGCCGCGAAGCGATCATCGCCGTGACCATCCCGGAGAAGGCCGGCAGCTTCAAGGCGTTCTGCGAAGCCATCGGCAAGCGCCAGATCACCGAATTCAACTACCGCTACAGCACCGGCAGCGAAGCGCACATCTTCGTCGGCGTGCAGACCCACCCCGACAGCGACCCGCGCAGCGCCCTGCTGGCGAGCCTGACCGAACAGGGCTTCCCGGTGATCGACCTGACCGACAACGAACTGGCCAAGCTGCACATCCGCCACATGGTCGGCGGGCGCGCGGCGCAGGTGGTCGACGAGGTGGTGCTGCGCTTCGAGTTCCCGGAGCGTCCGGGGGCGCTGTTCAACTTTCTCAACAAGCTCGGCGGGCGCTGGAACATCTCGATGTTCCACTACCGCAACCACGGCGCGGCGGACGGCCGGGTGGTGGCGGGCCTGCAGGTGCCGCACGAAGAGCGTCACCTGGTGCCTGCGGCGCTCGAGGCGATCGGCTATCCGTACTGGGACGAAAGCGACAACCCGGCCTATCAGCTGTTTCTCGGCTGA
- a CDS encoding DUF2269 family protein yields METLTALKVAHTAATAVLLLGALGLGAWVFLARRKGDATAGSRTLQRPRVFVWLLMALALLSMPFTGWWMVHLVGWPLGQTWLLASSVLYTVAALAWFWLLVRLNRLRKAPGGVGRFSLALALFGLVCLVAIAGLMGAKPV; encoded by the coding sequence ATGGAAACGTTGACTGCCCTCAAGGTGGCGCACACGGCGGCGACGGCGGTGCTGTTGCTCGGCGCGCTGGGCTTGGGCGCCTGGGTCTTCCTGGCGCGGCGCAAGGGTGACGCCACCGCAGGCAGCCGCACGCTGCAGCGGCCGCGGGTGTTCGTCTGGCTGCTGATGGCGCTGGCGCTGCTGAGCATGCCGTTCACCGGCTGGTGGATGGTGCATCTGGTGGGCTGGCCGCTGGGGCAGACGTGGCTGCTGGCCTCCAGCGTGCTCTACACCGTGGCGGCGCTGGCGTGGTTCTGGCTGCTGGTGCGGCTGAACCGGCTGCGCAAGGCGCCGGGCGGGGTGGGGCGGTTCAGCCTGGCCTTGGCGCTGTTCGGCCTGGTCTGTCTTGTGGCGATTGCCGGATTGATGGGGGCCAAGCCTGTCTGA
- a CDS encoding HAD family hydrolase — protein MRLALFDLDNTLLGGDSDHAWGDYLCERGFLDPVAYKARNDEFYQDYLAGKLDNAAYLNFCLEILGRTEMAVLDQWHSDYMRDCIEPIVLPKALALLKQHRDAGDKLVIITATNRFVTAPIAVRLGVETLIATECEMQDGRYTGRSTDVPCFREGKVTRLNRWLEETGHSLEGSYFYSDSMNDLPLLEQVANPVAVDPDPNLLAEAEKRGWPVLSLRG, from the coding sequence ATGCGCCTGGCACTCTTCGATTTGGACAACACCCTTCTGGGCGGCGACAGCGATCACGCCTGGGGCGACTACCTGTGCGAACGCGGCTTCCTCGACCCGGTCGCCTACAAGGCGCGCAACGACGAGTTCTACCAGGACTATCTGGCCGGCAAGCTGGACAACGCCGCGTACCTGAACTTCTGCCTGGAGATCCTCGGCCGCACCGAAATGGCCGTGCTCGACCAATGGCACAGCGACTACATGCGCGACTGCATCGAACCGATCGTGCTGCCCAAGGCGCTGGCGCTGCTCAAGCAGCACCGCGACGCCGGCGACAAGCTGGTGATCATCACCGCCACCAACCGTTTCGTCACCGCGCCGATTGCCGTGCGCCTGGGCGTCGAGACCCTGATCGCCACCGAGTGCGAGATGCAGGACGGCCGCTACACCGGGCGCAGCACCGACGTGCCGTGTTTCCGTGAAGGCAAGGTGACGCGGTTGAACCGCTGGCTGGAAGAGACCGGGCATTCGCTGGAAGGCAGTTACTTCTACAGCGACTCGATGAATGACCTGCCGCTGCTGGAGCAGGTGGCGAACCCGGTGGCGGTGGATCCGGATCCGAACCTGTTGGCCGAGGCCGAGAAGCGAGGCTGGCCGGTGCTCAGCCTGCGCGGCTGA